The window GGTGCAGAATGTTTGCTTAGTCCTCTCAGAATATTCTCTTCTCACAATAGGCTTATGAAACTTGGGGGCGATTAATTTGCCCCTACATTTTCTTTTTTGCCCTGCAGGAACACATGACGGCAAGTAAAACTTGGTTGACAGGGAAGCTTGCGGAAATCCGCCTATTGTTTGAGGAGGAAGAGGTATTGGCCAAACAATACATAGAGGAGAAGGGCCAACAGATCCTGAGGAAGTATGAAGAGCAGATGGAGGAGAGTGAGAGGCAAATAAGGCTCATAGACAGTTTCTCAGACAGGATCAGACAAATCCAGCTGCGGCCAGACCCTCTTTATTTACTAAAGGTAGGTCTGTGGGCTCTCTCTGCCAATCTGAAGTGTGTTGAAAGTCTCCCCTGGAAGGTTTCTGCAACCCTATCTTTTGCATGCATCTACTCAAAGGAAAGTCCCACTACTTTAAATTGGGCTTTCTCCCTGGTAAGCATTGTATAGAATTGCAGCTTTTATCCACTTTGGAGGTGAGGTGGGACACAGATGTTTTATAGTAAAAAAAATGAACTAACAAACCTTGGCCATAAAGACAGCATTCATCTTTGGATCTCCAGGACTATACCACCGTAGAGAAGGAAATAGCGAAGCAGAAAATACCCGCAGAGCAGTGGGTAGCAGTGCCCATCTCATTTGAGCACCTCGTCAACCATGTCAGACGTTTTGTGGAGACCATTCAGTCCATCTTGCGGAAGCCACTCAAAACACGACTCAAGGAAGGTATGTGAGAAAGCACCAAGCAGTTGACAACCTGCATGATGTTACCTGTAGAACTGCAAGATGTTACCTACCCTACTTGTTTGCTGTTACAAATTTTGGGACAAGGAGGGGCCATGGCCAAGTGGttgagcatcttcttggcatgcagaaagtcccaggttcaatccccagcatcccctgttaaaaggaccaggtagtggatgatgtgaaagacctctgcctgagaccctgaagactAGCTGCCTGTcggtactgaccttgatagaccaagggtctgattcagtataaggaagcttcatctGTTCATGTAATGTATACTGGTACTGCAGTCAGGGTGAGTTCATTACTTCAGATTGTGAGCATTGTCATCATGTGGAGAATTGTCAGGGAACCTCTGTACTGTTGCCACTAttttgctgtggggaaaggagcTAGAACTCTAAAAGAATGTTTTGAGATGGGATTCCACCACAGTATTTTCCtgttaaataagaacataagaaaaaccctgcttgatcagaccagtggttcatctagtccagcatcctgtttcacacagttacctggaggaccaacaaaaaGGACACAGAGACCAAGGCTAATGTTGCCTTGTAGCACTGGTGACCAGAGGTTTGCTGTTTCTATATATAGTGGTTGTTTCTGGAATGTATATCAGATATGATCACCTTAtttcaagagggttttttttaagtttaaaatttATTATATGGATTGAGATAAATACAGAGATAGACTTGTCAACAATCATACATGTTTTATTTATACTTGTATTATTTATAATTGTACAGTTTCatgatttaaaaccaataaactgtTAATAATGCATATATGATTGTTACAAcagatagaggatggatggatagatggatagataagTGTATTCCATCATACACTGGAAAAATGCAAGAGGTTGTGTATTATCTTGATATTGCACATTCCAATACATAACAAAAAGCATCCATTTCTCAATAAGGATAGTTGTTTTAAAATTAGATAATATTGTCGAACAGCTTGTAACATGAGCAGACAGGATCTGAATATCACCTTCTGGTTTGCTGTCATTTGAGGTTGTGCAGAAAATAAAAAGCAACATGAAAAGTAATTATTTTTCCtctttgtaaaaaaaacaaaacaaaaaatcccaCCATATGTAGCAGCAGGTGTGTGTGCTTCCTGGAAAGACTGAAcaccttttcttttgtttttgtttcttacCTGTGAAGATGTTTTCAGCAGTCTCGACTCCACTTTGAAGAAGGAGCCCGGTGTCTTGCTGAAAGTGAACTCTTGCACTGATCGGTTGCTCTTTCTAAAGCGTACGTAAATGCTCATAAAACATGACgctcatttccctccctcctgccaaaTCTGGTCATAAACTCAGTGCTTCATGTGCCACTTGGAGTGTTTTAGaacatgttattttttttaaatgcaaagtgTGCAGTATTTGGAATCATTCTCCTTTTagatggattcaggtgggtagctgtattggtctgaagaaaaaaaacaaaatttgagtccagtagcactgttaagaccaacaaagtttaattctgagtaaaagctttcatgtgcatgcacacttatctgaagaagtgtgcctgcacatgaaagcatcttaaaggtgccactggactcaaactttctccTTTTACTGGACTCTGTAGTGGTAACTGGGGACTTTCTAGTGGTAATTGGGAAGAAATCACAGATGTTGGTTGGTGCAGCATTTACTTTCCCCATAAAAATTAGCAGATCGAAGGAAGGGGTAATAATTGGGACATCCCATACCCCTTCCTCCTCTAAACTTTCAGGTCTGTTTGTCTCCTCTCTCATTTCCCCCTGACTGCTTCCAGAAGTTCCTTCTGGAGTATTTTCGTTCTTCATCAGACCAGGCCCCAGAAACCTTTTTGATAATTTTCAAAATCATATTTATGTACCTTGAAAATTCCCTGAATAGGCAGaggactttactttttttttgtgGCTGTTCCCTTGTTGTCAAAACCATTTATAATAAATTATAACAATGTAGTAGTTTTATTGTCATATTGGGAGCCAACCATTTTGCTGTTAGGGACAGTGACATGGCTGACGGCCCAAGAGGAGAGTGAGGAGAATAGACAGATGGGAATTGGAAACCCACCTCTGAAATCCTCCCCCTCAGGTCAGGTTGCCAATCATGACTTGGcaacaggcctttttttgtagcaggaacttctgatgtagccaatgcttgaagagcttacagggttcttagtaaagggcctactataagctccaggacgattggctacatcaggggtgtgtagcccaatatgcaaaggaattcctgctacaagaaaagccctgcctagcaaccagcagaagaTGGTATGGGGTGGGTACTTATTGGGGTGGCAGTGATCTTTGTCGCTACAGCATGTCACTTCCAGCTCAACCGGGAAGCATTGGCATTGCACTGGGGTGACATTctagatttttaaaattgtacGTATGTGCCTCTGTAAACCACTACATAAATAATCTGaagttctgcagagcagttgtttATCAAGTCAGAGCCTGTGACCAGTATTCCAGCACATTCCAGAGTGGCCAAGAAACACAAGCCAAGATCACGCTAGGGAGATGAAGACAGAGGGACATGTGAATCAGGCCTGAGTTCCAATCAGGCCCTTAGCTACATTAGGGGCATGGGGGGGCACGACCCCTCTGTTTAAATCACCCTTCCCtctatagggcccctccattgaagCCACCCTCTAGGAACCTGGCTTTCCAAGCAGGGTCTGCTGAGCAGAGGTGGTGCAGCCGAGTTAAAAGGGGCGAGGGAGAAACAGCAAGAgagtgagcaagagagagagagcaacagcgcaGAGGGGGAAGCGAGAGAAAGGCGGACAGCGAGAGTGAGCGAGAGAGAAAGTAACAACACCTGGGGGCTGCAGACGCCCGCGTGAACAGGGGCTCCGTGCTACCACAGGCCCTTTCCCAAactgtcctctgcctctgaggcggcagcaaagatctggaaaggcaagtgagctgaaggaggaagtggttgccCATTGGGCTGAACAACTTGCATcctaaaagggggagggagagttatGTCCTTCCTGAAGCCCTCAGCAACAAATGAAAGTCTGCTCAGCACAGCATGACCGTTTGGCGGCTGTCACTCAGCACTGGCAGCTTAGTTAAAATGACAGTGACTTTGCCGAGCACTGAAACACACCATGATATCTTGCTCCTCCCTGCTATAATAGCACATTCCAACTCGTCCTTCTTAGAGGGCTGAGAGTGGTAACAAATGTTACTGCCTGAGCAGAGGAGGAGACCGAGAGGGTCGCTAAGAGTCTAAACCCCGCCCATCAATGGCCCATCCCACTTCTGTAAGCGGCTGACTGTTCCACGGACTGCCAAGCGATTCATGGGGGAAAGCATCATTTTTCAGTACAAGGATTTTAGCTGCCTGCCGTAGCAGACTGAAAATTAATCACTTGTGATTCTTCAATGTAGCTGGTTTTGTAGGAGAGCTGCAAGTGCATATACTAGGTGTGAcaaggttgcggggggggggggggcttcttcccTGCTGGCatttctcccaccccaccccacggtCGGACTCTGGCCTGCTGCAGGCTGCTCAGGCAGGCATGGGCTTTCTCTTGAGTAGAAGGGGGAAGTGATCCTCGCCTGGGGGCAGGTGGAAGTCGAAAGCAGAACCTGGAAGCAGCAGCCAAGCCCTGCGGCCTCCCCACCAATTTTTTTtcacctgggcccctccacccaaaatcttctggctatgggcctagtTCCAATTACCCAGAGTCAAGCAGCAGGTTCTCCTGCACACCCTTTAATTTTTCCTTTATCAGTAAATGGCTGGCTCCACTCCGTCTGGTCCtcatatagattttaaaaaaaaagccacacaGCAAGGCCACCCACAGATAAAACAGGTATACTTGGGGTAATTCCCCTGATATGCAGAAAAAGATAGGACTTTATAAAGTCACTGTAAAGGGGAGAAAAGAACTGTCTGTTGAGTTCTAAACAAGACTCTAAGAGCACAGAATTCTGAGGCCAGCTGCATGTcagagggggggagggcaggaaactAGCCAGCCCAGGCACTCTGAAAAGGTCTGAGATTTTCCAGGTGCCTGCTAATGGCAGGCAAACTCTTGGTAGTTATTGCTGATGCTGATCTGGTAAAGTGGGTGGAAGCAGGCCAGCAAAatgggtgtatgtgtgtgcgcaATCAGGAGTCTGTGTGACCAGGTTCTAAGAGATTTACCTTGCAGACACAGAATTATTCAAGTGGAGTTTTGGACCCTGACCATTGTACTTAAGATTGGGAAGTGAGGGAAGAACTAGAATGTGGAAGAAGACCCAGAGCTGTTGCTTAAAATGGCCCCCATCGTGTCTGCTTCTCTCCTCTCTTTTGCCTGGTGAAATTCACCAATTGAATCATGAGTTTTCCCAGTGCTTGATATAGGTTGTTGGTTGTGACTCACAAGGAAATGCACATCATGGTCACGTTGCTCAGGGAGCTTTGCATAAGATAAATGCAGAGGAAAAACATATGAAGATATTGATTTTTCTGCAGCAGTCCCATGTCTTCCAGAATGGCTGTTTCATCCTTGCCCTGTGTCTTTGCAGAACTTGAATTGCTTCTTTTTCCAGGATGTGGAACCagtgaatgtttttttttctccacacACAGATGCAAGATCCCCCACACTGCAGTTGGATACTTTGCACCCCAGGTTGACGTTGTCCAAGGACCTTCTTTCTGTAAACTGCTGCTGGAGGTGGAGGTTTTATCCCTCAAGTCCACAGAGGTTTGACAGCCTCTGGCAAGTCCTGAGCAGAGATTCTTTCTGTAGCGGGAGCCATTACTGGGAAGTGGATTTGATCCAAGCAGGCCAAGGGTGGTGGATCGGAGCCACTTACCCTTCCATCAAGAGAAAAGGAGATTCTGAACTTTGCCGGCTGGGCTGGAATCGGGCATCCTGGTGTATCAAAAGGTTTGATTTTGAATACTGGGCATTCCACAATGGGGAGAAAATCCCAATACGAACAGAAGATGATCCAGAAAGAGTTGGAGTGTTTCTGGATTACGAAGCCGGGCTTCTGTCTTTCTATAACATAACGTTTGGGATGGCACATCTGCACACCTTCCGCTCCAAGTTCACTGAGCCGGTTTGTCCAGCACTGAGGTTGTGGGAAGGGACTATAACAATCCGTACGCTAACTTGAGCAACAGTGGTGCCATAACATGGCACAATTTCTTATTGGATGTAAAAACAGCCACATCCCTTATAACTACTGCACAAAGCACTTCAGATTTTGAAAATGAGAAAGAGGGGAAACAACCATTTGAAAATACAATCCTGAATCATTTCCTAGTTACCAAGACATCCCAGAAagactgctgtatgtttggggCTTCGTGTGTACCATAGTTGCAATGCAAGCACAATTTGATATTGGTACTGCAgaatccagcatcctaagaacatcactttcttttctgcaaaaaaaaaaaaagttttctagTCCTAGCATGGACAATGGTGAGAATGACAGTAGCAGAAGATCCATACAAAGCCAACAAATGTGGCTTTTGAGTCTACCGTGTGGTCTCACTTCACCACAGCCATTCAAAATTGTTGAATTCCTTGGGACCTTTTATATTCTGACCTACACCAGACTGTGATGATTATACAAGACATTTTGCAGTTCAAATTCCTTGCATTCATTCTAATTTAGGCTCCCTATTAAACATAGCTCCCAACATTCCTGAGGCTTTCACTGGTCCCATTTTGATGGTTATTTTTCAGCTTGTTTTATCCAAGGACATGGACAAAATCTTTTGGAGAGCTCGAGGACACCCATCTGTTCTCAACCCTCAACCTTAATGGTAACTGAAAGTTGTCAGGAAAAGGTAAAGATGAGTTGCGTGGATCAgtagtgcctttttttttttaacagatggCGGTCTCCTCCGTCATCCTGTGTGGTGGTGTGGTTAAAGCATCCAGCTAGGACAGATTCAGATCATTTCTTGGCCAAGAAAATCAGTGGGTGGCCCCAGGCCACTAATACCCTCTCTCTGCCTAATTTACCCTTGCAATACTGTTGTGAGAATCAGTCAAGGGAGAATTAGCTCTGTTGcactgagcttcttggaggaaggtcaGTATAAAGAAGTGCAGGATACAAAAGAAAATCAAACACTCTCCATGGGATTCGAGTCCCTCCCACCTGTGGAAGATCTTCTAATCTTCGGCAAAAATAACCAGAGTTTGCTGCATTAGGTCCCTTTCACTGTGCTGTCTTCCTATATTACAGGATAACAATGCTGGACTTGGCTGAGTTTTGTGTCACCAATAGCAGCCATTGCTGTTCCTCTCTTCCTGGGAGTGCAGTTCCCACCTACCAGAATTGTCACAAAGATAAGGAATGAGCAGCATTTGGGCCATTAGTTGTATAATAGTTGTTTGTGTGATTTAATGAGATGATCGTCTGGCACGGAGGAGGGGAATCTGATCTTTTAACCTTCCTGTAAATATCAATTTTTTAGAGAAGGGCTTGGTGCAACTTTGTTCTGCGCTGATAAAGTGGGGGCCCAAATCTCTGTTGTCATGGGTCTGCTGTAAGACAGGAGAAAGACGGGCACAGCCACAACAGCTGCCCTGCAACAGGATGACTTTGCCAGACACATTTTTGAATTTTTGCCTTAGGATaagaggtgtgtgtatgtgtgtgtaacaGGCAATTTGCCATGTGCCCTATGCTTAATAACAGTTGTGCAAGGCAGAGCTCTAACTGCCAGGAACTAAAGAGGGGGTTGTGGGGAAGAAGGGTACAGTACCTCACTTTTGGGCACTGGTATCAGGAATAAGGGTCAAATGAGACAGTGGTACATCATCTGAAATGTTTCTTTTTCGAACACACAATCTCTAACTAGGAGATGTTATTAAGAGGGCCTTATTCTTGAAAAGTGATGCTCCTTCTATTTTACTTAGACCAAGGGATCGATCTCTGCTACTCCAGACCCACCACTCTTGGTTAAGTGAAACATAAAGCAATTACACAGTACTTTAAAAATTCAGTAAGGAAATCACTGCTCCTATAAAGATGGCCAGCAGAATCTTTTATAGCCAGAGGACTTAATCAGTGTGCTTTTGGGCTGTAGTGCCACACCTTTCACAAACCACAGTATCAAAACAGGAGAACACCCTTAGTCAAGATTCTGACAGATCATTCCTGCAAAGTTGTTTTCCTGGAACAGAGAAAAAACGGTAAAGGCAGCTATGTCTGATAACTTTAATTgaaaactgaattttaaaaatccaccAGCCATTATTTTGCAGTCATTTTTAAGGCAGAAGTACTACATAACAGCCAATCATCAGCCATACAATCAAAAAtatggaggaaggaggggggaaaggatcaGTTTACCCACCAAGAGCTTATGCAATTGTGATgatattggggggcggggggatggcGGCTCAGGCCTGCCACTGTGAGCCCAATGCCCCTTTCTTACCTACCGGGCTCTGTTTAAAAGCAATTGAAGTCAGTCTTCATAGGCCCTCTCTTTCCAATGTAAGCCCATGATCTTTGTCATCAAGGCCTTTAAGAAGCACACCCCGCAGTATATCCACTAGAAAGTTGAGGTCTGTTACTAGAAATCCAGATGGTTCCAACCATACCACACATCTCAATCATAAGCAGGCTGATCTTCCGCGTGATGCTCAGACTCCCACGACTATCACATTGATACCTGCAGGTATGCACCACAGTGGTAACCAGCTGCTCCCCAAAGCCATTTCAGAGTGGGGAAAATGGTACAGGAGTAGGAAGGCTTggaatttaattattttaatgcaaGTTTGTTTTAATTGTAGAATCTGATTTTTTCAAAGGAGAGGCCTTAGCGTAGATGCTCACAAGCATATCCTTGTCAGTGATGGCACAGAGGGTTGTGCCAAAACCTAAAATAtcagtatggtattcagatttggGAAATATTCAAGATTCCCAATGTTTTTGAGGTCCAATTAACCCAATCAGCTGGGACAGCGGGAACTGAAAGCTCTGCGCCAACACAACCGATCCTGGGCTGGCTCCActttgcagctcagtttaaaccaagctgcaaagAGGAACCAGCCCCCGCTGAGGATTCTCTCCACAAGCTTTGCTGAGGCTCTGTTGGCAGCCTGATTTAAACTGAACTGCACAAAAGagctgcccccatcctccattatttccaatggagggagggagaccaTTAAAGagattgtggtccctttaaatgccttctgtgaGTGAACTCTAAAGCAGCGAGTTCAGCCAGatgtttaaaaggactgcaatccttttaaaactgtttacttCATCTATCTAGTGGTCTTTGGATAGCCAAATAAGTACCGTGCTCTATATCTGGCTGAAAAAAATATCCAGAAAATACaaataaagtatttttaaaaaatattttttcagcTCAGGATAGGCCAAGTGCACATCTCTAGTGTCCCACTGGCACTGTTTCTCAAGGGCTATGCTCAAGACGGCAGCCACAGTATATTCTCTGGCCCCAAATCCCTTCCCTGATTGGTTAAGTAGCCAATATAGCCTTGTGATTAATTGAATCCATGTGCCTCACGGATACCAGCTTtgatccacccacccacctcagcAAAAAAAATTGAGCTTTCTTCCACCCTGAGTGGCTCCTTAGGCTTCAGAAAGGCTTTGAACTTTGCTAAGCAGAATGGTAGAGTACAGATCCAACAGCAGTACAAACTAAGTTACATATCTCAAGCAGCAATATGCTTCCCATTAAATAACACAATGGACTGTGGAACATGATAATAGCAATTTAAAATCATGTTGTTTTTTCCCCTTACCCATCTGATAGGAAGGAGGACTGGAAATAATAGTTTGAGCGCAGAGGAGGTTATTCAGCAACAGTGCAGCTGTTCAGTATTCCAGTTGGCACATCAAATTCTTGTGCTGAAGTCTCAGTACTAGACCAGAAAAACAAACCACATAATGGCCTGCATAAATACAAAGAGCTCTACTACAGTCAACACTCACAGTTGCTACTCATCCTGCCCCCACTAAAATATCTTCTCCAAAGTCCCATACTGCCATTTGGAAAATCTGGGAATGTTCTAACTAGGTTCTTCAGCAAGAAGTCTGACGATACTCCACATGTACTAGACTGCTCAGTTTCTCTTAGAGCCTCTGCTTGCATTTTTGTTcatagaaaagaaaagaaaaaaaacacccttgAAGATTCACACCCACAAAGACCCTTTCATTCAGTTCTAACATACAATTCTGATATCA is drawn from Heteronotia binoei isolate CCM8104 ecotype False Entrance Well chromosome 4, APGP_CSIRO_Hbin_v1, whole genome shotgun sequence and contains these coding sequences:
- the TRIM14 gene encoding tripartite motif-containing protein 14; amino-acid sequence: MARWESEASSCGPLCELCAPPEEPRTAEWSCLTCQSSFCEAHARPHLGEDGGGVAGAAFRGHRVRPAQEAAEELRSLQELAPCCSDHRGRPLELFCEECALCVCALCPALGPHRGHRVSLVAQAARGKQVMMASCLKQLSLKKKQETDNTKHIEKAANDLKEHMTASKTWLTGKLAEIRLLFEEEEVLAKQYIEEKGQQILRKYEEQMEESERQIRLIDSFSDRIRQIQLRPDPLYLLKDYTTVEKEIAKQKIPAEQWVAVPISFEHLVNHVRRFVETIQSILRKPLKTRLKEDVFSSLDSTLKKEPGVLLKVNSCTDRLLFLKHARSPTLQLDTLHPRLTLSKDLLSVNCCWRWRFYPSSPQRFDSLWQVLSRDSFCSGSHYWEVDLIQAGQGWWIGATYPSIKRKGDSELCRLGWNRASWCIKRFDFEYWAFHNGEKIPIRTEDDPERVGVFLDYEAGLLSFYNITFGMAHLHTFRSKFTEPVCPALRLWEGTITIRTLT